In Chitinophaga varians, the following are encoded in one genomic region:
- a CDS encoding RagB/SusD family nutrient uptake outer membrane protein produces MKTTIFKYTLLAGMACTVFSCTKLDETFYDRGTDDNFLKTEDELNAFANGAYANMRSYRDAYWKMNEVTTDETTVPSRGADWNEGGLWRVLISHQFPVTHQYINDMWNSIYQNGVNPVNAILQKLDQSTIQLPTKDQIKAQMKVLRAFHYYLAMDAFGNIPIVTSFSQAEPPKNTPRAQAFTFIEKEILDNIQALPAELNTKNYGKVTKGMGFMLLARLYANAEVYTGTPRWNDCIRMCDSVTKQGYQLEADYFANFSTHNESSKENIFVVPYDAINAKGMMLHYLTLHYNNRYTYGLPSSPWNGWCTLKAHYESYDNDDKRKTMFLVGQQYAQDGTPLKTEQGAPLAFTPEINDLANATQTEGVRIVKYEIEKNTPYADQDNDLVIFRYADALMLKAECLLRTGQAGPALALVNEVRARNFAVAKPLLTLTLDDLLAERGREFIWEGCRRQDLIRFGKWSGEWQFHPADAEFRKLFPIPQAQLDANPNLQQNPGYK; encoded by the coding sequence ATGAAAACAACAATCTTCAAATATACCTTACTGGCAGGCATGGCCTGTACCGTCTTCAGTTGTACCAAGCTGGACGAAACCTTCTACGACCGTGGCACAGATGACAACTTCCTCAAAACAGAAGATGAGCTCAACGCCTTCGCCAACGGTGCTTACGCCAATATGCGCAGCTACCGTGACGCCTATTGGAAAATGAATGAAGTCACTACCGACGAGACCACGGTGCCTTCCCGCGGCGCCGACTGGAACGAAGGTGGCCTGTGGCGCGTGCTGATCAGTCACCAGTTTCCGGTAACGCATCAGTATATCAACGATATGTGGAACAGCATCTACCAGAATGGCGTAAACCCTGTCAACGCCATCCTGCAAAAGCTCGACCAGTCCACTATCCAGTTGCCCACCAAAGACCAGATCAAGGCGCAGATGAAAGTGCTGCGTGCCTTTCACTATTATCTGGCCATGGACGCATTCGGCAATATCCCCATCGTGACTTCCTTCAGCCAGGCGGAGCCGCCTAAAAACACGCCCAGGGCGCAGGCCTTTACATTCATTGAAAAAGAGATACTGGACAATATCCAGGCGTTACCCGCAGAACTGAACACTAAAAACTACGGTAAAGTGACCAAAGGCATGGGCTTCATGCTGCTGGCACGTTTGTATGCTAACGCTGAAGTATATACCGGAACGCCGCGCTGGAATGACTGTATTCGTATGTGCGATTCCGTTACCAAACAAGGCTATCAGCTGGAGGCGGACTATTTCGCCAATTTCTCCACGCATAACGAGTCATCGAAGGAGAATATCTTCGTTGTCCCTTATGACGCCATCAACGCCAAAGGCATGATGCTGCACTATCTCACGCTGCATTACAACAACCGCTATACTTACGGTCTGCCTAGCTCGCCATGGAACGGCTGGTGTACGCTCAAAGCACATTATGAATCCTATGACAATGACGATAAACGTAAAACCATGTTCCTGGTAGGGCAGCAATATGCGCAGGATGGCACGCCGCTGAAGACAGAACAGGGCGCTCCGCTGGCTTTCACCCCGGAGATCAATGACCTTGCCAACGCCACCCAGACAGAAGGCGTACGCATCGTTAAATATGAAATTGAGAAGAACACCCCCTATGCCGATCAGGACAATGACCTTGTGATTTTCCGTTATGCTGACGCGCTCATGCTGAAAGCAGAATGCCTGTTACGTACCGGTCAGGCTGGTCCGGCACTCGCCTTGGTGAACGAAGTGCGTGCCCGCAACTTCGCGGTGGCCAAGCCGCTGCTGACCCTGACGCTCGACGATTTGCTGGCGGAGAGAGGCCGGGAGTTTATCTGGGAAGGTTGCCGCCGGCAGGACCTTATCCGTTTCGGCAAATGGAGCGGCGAATGGCAGTTCCACCCGGCAGATGCGGAGTTCAGGAAGTTGTTTCCTATTCCACAGGCGCAGCTGGATGCGAATCCGAATTTGCAGCAAAATCCGGGGTATAAATAG
- a CDS encoding DUF6443 domain-containing protein translates to MRERTQRSFAQISAFLLFIAILSGSQLVSGQQPGGGGLPAATPENIPGAYTNPTVNYIRTWEPVKPLTDPTAVMAQTNPTADVRQITQYFDGLGRPLQTVAKDIGGKGGDMVTPVVYDAFGREQFKYLPYTGAATDGKFKTTAFGDQDQFYRNSGKYTGERIFYSKTEFEASPLNRVLKTYATGDSWATKPVTLQYLVNTVADSVRIWNIDAAGQLSVTVTTDEDGGQVAEYKDKSGRVVLKKVRAAGNTCTAHMGWLCTYYIYDDLNNLRFVIPPLGVEKIIGSWNTAAIADGLCFQYSYDGRKRMITKKGPGAGVVEMVYDVRDRLVFTRDANQRALNQWLVTFYDDLNRPVETALYNRDISREALQIM, encoded by the coding sequence ATGAGAGAAAGAACTCAACGTAGCTTCGCCCAAATTTCTGCGTTTTTATTGTTTATAGCTATATTATCCGGTAGCCAGCTGGTCTCCGGCCAGCAGCCCGGTGGCGGCGGATTGCCCGCCGCGACGCCGGAAAACATCCCTGGCGCCTATACGAATCCCACCGTCAACTATATCCGGACCTGGGAGCCAGTCAAACCGCTGACAGATCCCACTGCAGTAATGGCCCAGACAAATCCGACAGCCGATGTAAGACAGATTACGCAATACTTTGATGGCCTTGGTCGACCTTTGCAGACGGTGGCCAAAGACATAGGTGGCAAGGGCGGAGACATGGTAACCCCGGTGGTATACGATGCCTTTGGACGGGAACAGTTTAAGTATCTGCCCTATACGGGAGCCGCCACCGACGGCAAGTTCAAAACGACGGCGTTTGGCGATCAGGACCAGTTTTACCGGAATTCTGGCAAGTATACCGGAGAACGGATATTTTACAGCAAGACAGAATTTGAGGCTTCGCCGTTGAACCGGGTGCTGAAAACTTATGCTACGGGCGACAGCTGGGCCACTAAACCAGTAACGCTTCAATACCTCGTTAACACAGTCGCCGACTCTGTGCGTATCTGGAACATAGATGCTGCCGGACAGTTATCTGTAACAGTGACAACAGATGAAGACGGTGGCCAGGTGGCGGAATATAAAGACAAATCCGGCCGGGTGGTACTTAAAAAAGTCCGGGCAGCCGGCAATACCTGTACGGCCCATATGGGATGGCTGTGTACCTATTATATCTATGACGATCTGAATAACCTGCGTTTTGTGATCCCGCCGTTGGGCGTGGAGAAGATCATCGGTAGCTGGAATACAGCTGCTATCGCAGATGGTCTTTGTTTTCAGTATAGCTACGATGGGAGAAAGCGAATGATCACCAAAAAGGGCCCTGGTGCGGGCGTTGTGGAAATGGTGTATGATGTGCGTGACCGGCTGGTATTTACCAGAGATGCCAACCAGCGAGCGTTGAACCAGTGGTTGGTGACCTTCTATGATGATCTGAACCGTCCGGTGGAGACGGCGCTTTATAACAGGGATATCTCGCGGGAGGCTTTACAGATTATGTGA